A window of the Scyliorhinus torazame isolate Kashiwa2021f chromosome 12, sScyTor2.1, whole genome shotgun sequence genome harbors these coding sequences:
- the LOC140387427 gene encoding ras-related and estrogen-regulated growth inhibitor-like protein: protein MEANVVILGADRVGKSALTVRFLTRRFIGEYGDMESVYNHSVTVAGRKVAFNIWDSRYAQDQLNQNFAKEKQVQWADGFVLVYSICDRASFNVVQQQIQFIKSMKDYPGTERAPIVIVGNKRDLCHQRTVSSEEGRLLALATDCQFCETSAAETYHGVLLVFHSLVERIKESKILIKKTAGIKSVIRSLFSTFTQI from the exons ATGGAAGCCAACGTGGTAATCTTAGGAGCAGACAGAGTTGGGAAATCTG CGCTGACTGTTCGCTTCTTAACAAGAAGATTCATCGGGGAATACGGAGATATGG AATCCGTTTACAATCACAGCGTCACTGTTGCCGGGAGGAAGGTCGCTTTCAATATTTGGGATTCCCGCTATGCACAG GATCAATTAAATCAAAACTTTGCGAAGGAGAAACAGGTCCAGTGGGCAGACGGCTTTGTGTTAGTTTATAGCATCTGCGACCGAGCCAGTTTCAACGTCGTTCAACAGCAGATCCAGTTCATCAAGTCAATGAAAGATTACCCAGGCACTGAGAGAGCTCCCAtcgtcattgtgggaaacaagagggACCTCTGTCACCAAAGGACGGTCTCCAGTGAGGAGGGTAGGCTCCTTGCCTTGGCAACAGACTGCCAGTTTTGTGAAACCTCTGCTGCAGAAACCTACCACGGTGTCCTTCTGGTCTTCCATAGTCTGGTGGAAAGAATCAAGGAATCCAAAATCCTGATCAAGAAAACAGCTGGGATAAAGAGCGTAATCCGAAGTTTATTCTCCACATTTACACAAATCTAA